In Gossypium hirsutum isolate 1008001.06 chromosome D06, Gossypium_hirsutum_v2.1, whole genome shotgun sequence, one genomic interval encodes:
- the LOC121202875 gene encoding katanin p80 WD40 repeat-containing subunit B1 homolog KTN80.3 isoform X3, which yields MAKRGYKLQEFVAHTANVNCLSMGKKTRRLLITGGDDHKVNVWSIGKPTSLMSLCGHTSPVESLAFDLAEVFVLAGASTGVIKLWDLEETKMVRGLTAHRSNCTAMEFHPFGEFFASGSMDTNLKIWDIRKKGCMHTYKGHTRGISTIRFTPDGRWVVSGGFDNVVKVWDLTAGKLLNEFKFHEGHIRSIDFHPLEFLLATGSADGTVKFWDLETFELIGSSRPEATGVCSITFHPDGKTLFCGLDDGLKVYSWEPVVCHDSLDIGWSTLGDLCINEGKLLGFSYYRNSVGVWGADVSHIEPYGRNDHSEKKFNLDGSYSSEKAGSGMRSTLGSQPLSLYVTKEIKNIYVDTAGSNTIAAPKDGSLSSTEVVLPLAAGEISNPEAEEQSPGTGVNAKSNGQSGNNPVVKKTTNSGKESITFSRTKPGMLLRPVHVRKPSVNKFEVEKLSAVVESGRLDTAMDMNSRTSLVLEDGAKKPSDEKDSNIETVTEKPEKMLSPQTPSNQETRNESLDHNKGSNSVKFVNGVAVVRGRTRSLVERFERRDLLNCSGDLATDSIAPAVPEADKTPAIIEGGTKISKTQPISANDVSTAESQSSRTEPASSCKGGITASPIPTRESTPTSVGIISGDQISRRESTFTPGRIIARNQNSRKESTFASDRIVTINRISRRESTSTSDGVITKNQITRNESTSISDGIISRNQHSRKEAAAANDMSGPNGLYTENQISRRGFNSGNDRNVTNIESQISKDESISTNDGNLTESLMQTHDTFVSTLRSRLTKLQVVRHFWEKNDIKGSIGALRKLPDHSVQADVIGVLMEKMEILNLDLFSGLLPVLMGLLDSKMERHTNISLEMLLKLVAVFVPMIRSTVSARRSVGVDLHAEQRRECCNQCFMQLQKIQKLLPPLVRRGGTIARGAQELNLALQE from the exons ATGGCGAAGCGTGGATACAAGCTGC AGGAATTTGTGGCTCATACGGCTAATGTGAATTGTTTAAGTATGGGAAAAAAGACACGTAGGCTTCTTATTACAGGCGGAGATGATCATAAAGTCAATGTTTGGTCAATTGGGAAACCCACTTCTTTAATG AGTCTTTGTGGTCATACTAGTCCGGTCGAATCTTTAGCTTTCGATTTGGCCGAAGTTTTTGTGCTTGCCGGTGCATCTACAGGTGTGATTAAGCTTTGGGATCTCGAAGAAACAAAGA TGGTTCGTGGACTTACTGCACATAGATCTAATTGCACTGCTATGGAGTTTCATCCGTTTGGCGAGTTTTTTGCATCCGGTTCCATGGATACAAATTTGAAGATATGGGATATTAGAAAAAAGGGATGCATGCACACGTACAAGGGTCATACTCGAGGCATTAGTACGATTCGATTCACTCCTGATGGCCGTTGGGTAGTTTCTGGTGGATTTGATAATGTTGTAAAG GTGTGGGATCTTACTGCTGGAAAGCTCTTGAATGAGTTCAAGTTTCACGAAGGACATATTCGCTCCATAGATTTCCATCCTCTTGAGTTCCTCCTCGCCACAG GTTCAGCGGATGGAACAGTAAAATTCTGGGACTTAGAAACTTTTGAACTGATCGGATCTTCAAGACCTGAG GCTACCGGGGTTTGCTCGATTACCTTTCATCCTGATGGGAAAACCCTTTTCTGTGGATTGGATGATGGTTTGAAG GTTTATTCATGGGAGCCAGTGGTTTGTCATGATTCTCTTGATATCGGATGGTCAACACTTGGTGACCTCTGCATCAATGAAGGCAAACTTTTGGGGTTCTCGTACTATAGAAATTCTGTTGGAGTTTGGGGAGCAGATGTATCG CATATCGAGCCATATGGGCGAAATGACCATTCCGAGAAGAAATTTAATCTCGACGGAAGTTATTCATCAGAGAAAGCAGGGAGCGGCATGAGATCAACTTTGGGATCACAGCCCCTATCTCTTTACGTGACCAAGGAAATAAAGAACATATATGTTGACA CAGCTGGCAGTAATACGATTGCAGCACCAAAAGACGGCTCTTTGAGTTCTACAGAAGTGGTACTTCCGTTGGCCGCCGGTGAAATAAGTAATCCAGAAGCTGAGGAGCAGAGTCCTGGAACAGGAGTTAATGCTAAATCTAATGGACAATCAGGTAACAACCCTGTCGTGAAAAAGACTACAAATTCGGGAAAAGAATCTATCACCTTTTCAAGGACAAAACCAGGAATGTTGCTCAGACCCGTTCATGTTAGGAAACCATCGGTCAACAAGTTCGAGGTTGAAAAGCTATCAGCTGTGGTTGAATCTGGAAGGTTAGACACTGCAATGGATATGAATTCTCGAACTAGTCTTGTATTGGAAGATGGAGCTAAAAAACCCTCTGATGAAAAGGATTCAAATATTGAAACCGTTACTGAGAAACCTGAAAAGATGTTATCACCGCAGACACCCTCTAATCAAGAAACTC GTAATGAATCACTCGATCACAACAAAGGCTCAAACTCCGTCAAATTTGTGAATGGAG TGGCTGTTGTTCGAGGAAGAACACGTAGTCTGGTTGAGAGATTTGAACGAAGAGACTTACTAAACTGCAGTGGTGATCTGGCAACTGACAGTATAGCTCCTGCTGTACCTGAAGCAGATAAAACACCGGCCATAATC GAAGGAGGGACAAAAATATCTAAAACACAACCTATATCGGCCAATGATGTAAGTACTGCCGAAAGTCAAAGTTCTAGAACTGAACCAGCTTCTAGCTGCAAGGGAGGCATTACTGCAAGTCCGATTCCTACAAGGGAATCAACCCCTACTTCCGTTGGGATCATTTCTGGAGATCAAATTTCTAGAAGGGAATCAACCTTCACTCCCGGTAGGATAATTGCTCGAAATCAGAATTCTAGAAAGGAATCAACCTTCGCTTCTGATAGGATCGTTACCATAAATCGAATTTCTAGAAGGGAATCAACCTCTACTTCTGATGGGGTCATTACGAAAAACCAAATTACTCGAAACGAATCGACTTCCATTTCTGATGGGATCATTTCTAGAAATCAACATTCTAGAAAGGAAGCTGCTGCTGCTAATGATATGAGTGGACCAAACGGTCTATATACTGAAAATCAAATTTCTAGGAGGGGATTCAATTCCGGTAATGATCGGAATGTTACTAATATCGAAAGCCAAATTTCAAAGGACGAGTCGATATCTACTAATGACGGAAACCTGACCGAAAGTCTCATGCAAACGCATGATACATTCGTAAGTACTCTTCGGTCACGCTTGACAAAGTTACAG GTGGTGCGGCATTTTTGGGAAAAGAATGACATTAAAGGTTCCATTGGTGCACTGCGTAAACTGCCAGATCATTCT GTGCAAGCTGATGTTATCGGTGTTCTCATGGAAAAAATGGAGATTCTCAACTTAGATCTGTTTTCCGGCTTGCTTCCCGTGCTTATGGGCTTATTAGATAGTAAAATGGAAAG GCATACAAATATCTCATTGGAGATGCTCCTAAAGCTTGTAGCTGTTTTTGTTCCAATGATACGCTCAACTGTCTCAGCCCGACGTAGTGTCGGTGTTGATCTTCATGCTGAGCAGAG GCGAGAATGTTGCAATCAATGTTTTATGCAATTACAAAAGATTCAAAAACTTCTCCCACCACTCGTAAG GAGAGGCGGTACGATAGCAAGAGGTGCGCAGGAATTGAATCTGGCTCTTCAAGAATGA
- the LOC121202875 gene encoding katanin p80 WD40 repeat-containing subunit B1 homolog KTN80.3 isoform X1 — protein sequence MAKRGYKLQEFVAHTANVNCLSMGKKTRRLLITGGDDHKVNVWSIGKPTSLMMPIKVSLCNNVQSLCGHTSPVESLAFDLAEVFVLAGASTGVIKLWDLEETKMVRGLTAHRSNCTAMEFHPFGEFFASGSMDTNLKIWDIRKKGCMHTYKGHTRGISTIRFTPDGRWVVSGGFDNVVKVWDLTAGKLLNEFKFHEGHIRSIDFHPLEFLLATGSADGTVKFWDLETFELIGSSRPEATGVCSITFHPDGKTLFCGLDDGLKVYSWEPVVCHDSLDIGWSTLGDLCINEGKLLGFSYYRNSVGVWGADVSHIEPYGRNDHSEKKFNLDGSYSSEKAGSGMRSTLGSQPLSLYVTKEIKNIYVDTAGSNTIAAPKDGSLSSTEVVLPLAAGEISNPEAEEQSPGTGVNAKSNGQSGNNPVVKKTTNSGKESITFSRTKPGMLLRPVHVRKPSVNKFEVEKLSAVVESGRLDTAMDMNSRTSLVLEDGAKKPSDEKDSNIETVTEKPEKMLSPQTPSNQETRNESLDHNKGSNSVKFVNGVAVVRGRTRSLVERFERRDLLNCSGDLATDSIAPAVPEADKTPAIIEGGTKISKTQPISANDVSTAESQSSRTEPASSCKGGITASPIPTRESTPTSVGIISGDQISRRESTFTPGRIIARNQNSRKESTFASDRIVTINRISRRESTSTSDGVITKNQITRNESTSISDGIISRNQHSRKEAAAANDMSGPNGLYTENQISRRGFNSGNDRNVTNIESQISKDESISTNDGNLTESLMQTHDTFVSTLRSRLTKLQVVRHFWEKNDIKGSIGALRKLPDHSVQADVIGVLMEKMEILNLDLFSGLLPVLMGLLDSKMERHTNISLEMLLKLVAVFVPMIRSTVSARRSVGVDLHAEQRRECCNQCFMQLQKIQKLLPPLVRRGGTIARGAQELNLALQE from the exons ATGGCGAAGCGTGGATACAAGCTGC AGGAATTTGTGGCTCATACGGCTAATGTGAATTGTTTAAGTATGGGAAAAAAGACACGTAGGCTTCTTATTACAGGCGGAGATGATCATAAAGTCAATGTTTGGTCAATTGGGAAACCCACTTCTTTAATG ATGCCTATAAAGGTATCCTTATGTAATAATGTGCAGAGTCTTTGTGGTCATACTAGTCCGGTCGAATCTTTAGCTTTCGATTTGGCCGAAGTTTTTGTGCTTGCCGGTGCATCTACAGGTGTGATTAAGCTTTGGGATCTCGAAGAAACAAAGA TGGTTCGTGGACTTACTGCACATAGATCTAATTGCACTGCTATGGAGTTTCATCCGTTTGGCGAGTTTTTTGCATCCGGTTCCATGGATACAAATTTGAAGATATGGGATATTAGAAAAAAGGGATGCATGCACACGTACAAGGGTCATACTCGAGGCATTAGTACGATTCGATTCACTCCTGATGGCCGTTGGGTAGTTTCTGGTGGATTTGATAATGTTGTAAAG GTGTGGGATCTTACTGCTGGAAAGCTCTTGAATGAGTTCAAGTTTCACGAAGGACATATTCGCTCCATAGATTTCCATCCTCTTGAGTTCCTCCTCGCCACAG GTTCAGCGGATGGAACAGTAAAATTCTGGGACTTAGAAACTTTTGAACTGATCGGATCTTCAAGACCTGAG GCTACCGGGGTTTGCTCGATTACCTTTCATCCTGATGGGAAAACCCTTTTCTGTGGATTGGATGATGGTTTGAAG GTTTATTCATGGGAGCCAGTGGTTTGTCATGATTCTCTTGATATCGGATGGTCAACACTTGGTGACCTCTGCATCAATGAAGGCAAACTTTTGGGGTTCTCGTACTATAGAAATTCTGTTGGAGTTTGGGGAGCAGATGTATCG CATATCGAGCCATATGGGCGAAATGACCATTCCGAGAAGAAATTTAATCTCGACGGAAGTTATTCATCAGAGAAAGCAGGGAGCGGCATGAGATCAACTTTGGGATCACAGCCCCTATCTCTTTACGTGACCAAGGAAATAAAGAACATATATGTTGACA CAGCTGGCAGTAATACGATTGCAGCACCAAAAGACGGCTCTTTGAGTTCTACAGAAGTGGTACTTCCGTTGGCCGCCGGTGAAATAAGTAATCCAGAAGCTGAGGAGCAGAGTCCTGGAACAGGAGTTAATGCTAAATCTAATGGACAATCAGGTAACAACCCTGTCGTGAAAAAGACTACAAATTCGGGAAAAGAATCTATCACCTTTTCAAGGACAAAACCAGGAATGTTGCTCAGACCCGTTCATGTTAGGAAACCATCGGTCAACAAGTTCGAGGTTGAAAAGCTATCAGCTGTGGTTGAATCTGGAAGGTTAGACACTGCAATGGATATGAATTCTCGAACTAGTCTTGTATTGGAAGATGGAGCTAAAAAACCCTCTGATGAAAAGGATTCAAATATTGAAACCGTTACTGAGAAACCTGAAAAGATGTTATCACCGCAGACACCCTCTAATCAAGAAACTC GTAATGAATCACTCGATCACAACAAAGGCTCAAACTCCGTCAAATTTGTGAATGGAG TGGCTGTTGTTCGAGGAAGAACACGTAGTCTGGTTGAGAGATTTGAACGAAGAGACTTACTAAACTGCAGTGGTGATCTGGCAACTGACAGTATAGCTCCTGCTGTACCTGAAGCAGATAAAACACCGGCCATAATC GAAGGAGGGACAAAAATATCTAAAACACAACCTATATCGGCCAATGATGTAAGTACTGCCGAAAGTCAAAGTTCTAGAACTGAACCAGCTTCTAGCTGCAAGGGAGGCATTACTGCAAGTCCGATTCCTACAAGGGAATCAACCCCTACTTCCGTTGGGATCATTTCTGGAGATCAAATTTCTAGAAGGGAATCAACCTTCACTCCCGGTAGGATAATTGCTCGAAATCAGAATTCTAGAAAGGAATCAACCTTCGCTTCTGATAGGATCGTTACCATAAATCGAATTTCTAGAAGGGAATCAACCTCTACTTCTGATGGGGTCATTACGAAAAACCAAATTACTCGAAACGAATCGACTTCCATTTCTGATGGGATCATTTCTAGAAATCAACATTCTAGAAAGGAAGCTGCTGCTGCTAATGATATGAGTGGACCAAACGGTCTATATACTGAAAATCAAATTTCTAGGAGGGGATTCAATTCCGGTAATGATCGGAATGTTACTAATATCGAAAGCCAAATTTCAAAGGACGAGTCGATATCTACTAATGACGGAAACCTGACCGAAAGTCTCATGCAAACGCATGATACATTCGTAAGTACTCTTCGGTCACGCTTGACAAAGTTACAG GTGGTGCGGCATTTTTGGGAAAAGAATGACATTAAAGGTTCCATTGGTGCACTGCGTAAACTGCCAGATCATTCT GTGCAAGCTGATGTTATCGGTGTTCTCATGGAAAAAATGGAGATTCTCAACTTAGATCTGTTTTCCGGCTTGCTTCCCGTGCTTATGGGCTTATTAGATAGTAAAATGGAAAG GCATACAAATATCTCATTGGAGATGCTCCTAAAGCTTGTAGCTGTTTTTGTTCCAATGATACGCTCAACTGTCTCAGCCCGACGTAGTGTCGGTGTTGATCTTCATGCTGAGCAGAG GCGAGAATGTTGCAATCAATGTTTTATGCAATTACAAAAGATTCAAAAACTTCTCCCACCACTCGTAAG GAGAGGCGGTACGATAGCAAGAGGTGCGCAGGAATTGAATCTGGCTCTTCAAGAATGA
- the LOC121202875 gene encoding katanin p80 WD40 repeat-containing subunit B1 homolog KTN80.3 isoform X2 produces MAKRGYKLQEFVAHTANVNCLSMGKKTRRLLITGGDDHKVNVWSIGKPTSLMMPIKVSLCNNVQSLCGHTSPVESLAFDLAEVFVLAGASTGVIKLWDLEETKMVRGLTAHRSNCTAMEFHPFGEFFASGSMDTNLKIWDIRKKGCMHTYKGHTRGISTIRFTPDGRWVVSGGFDNVVKVWDLTAGKLLNEFKFHEGHIRSIDFHPLEFLLATGSADGTVKFWDLETFELIGSSRPEATGVCSITFHPDGKTLFCGLDDGLKVYSWEPVVCHDSLDIGWSTLGDLCINEGKLLGFSYYRNSVGVWGADVSHIEPYGRNDHSEKKFNLDGSYSSEKAGSGMRSTLGSQPLSLYVTKEIKNIYVDTGSNTIAAPKDGSLSSTEVVLPLAAGEISNPEAEEQSPGTGVNAKSNGQSGNNPVVKKTTNSGKESITFSRTKPGMLLRPVHVRKPSVNKFEVEKLSAVVESGRLDTAMDMNSRTSLVLEDGAKKPSDEKDSNIETVTEKPEKMLSPQTPSNQETRNESLDHNKGSNSVKFVNGVAVVRGRTRSLVERFERRDLLNCSGDLATDSIAPAVPEADKTPAIIEGGTKISKTQPISANDVSTAESQSSRTEPASSCKGGITASPIPTRESTPTSVGIISGDQISRRESTFTPGRIIARNQNSRKESTFASDRIVTINRISRRESTSTSDGVITKNQITRNESTSISDGIISRNQHSRKEAAAANDMSGPNGLYTENQISRRGFNSGNDRNVTNIESQISKDESISTNDGNLTESLMQTHDTFVSTLRSRLTKLQVVRHFWEKNDIKGSIGALRKLPDHSVQADVIGVLMEKMEILNLDLFSGLLPVLMGLLDSKMERHTNISLEMLLKLVAVFVPMIRSTVSARRSVGVDLHAEQRRECCNQCFMQLQKIQKLLPPLVRRGGTIARGAQELNLALQE; encoded by the exons ATGGCGAAGCGTGGATACAAGCTGC AGGAATTTGTGGCTCATACGGCTAATGTGAATTGTTTAAGTATGGGAAAAAAGACACGTAGGCTTCTTATTACAGGCGGAGATGATCATAAAGTCAATGTTTGGTCAATTGGGAAACCCACTTCTTTAATG ATGCCTATAAAGGTATCCTTATGTAATAATGTGCAGAGTCTTTGTGGTCATACTAGTCCGGTCGAATCTTTAGCTTTCGATTTGGCCGAAGTTTTTGTGCTTGCCGGTGCATCTACAGGTGTGATTAAGCTTTGGGATCTCGAAGAAACAAAGA TGGTTCGTGGACTTACTGCACATAGATCTAATTGCACTGCTATGGAGTTTCATCCGTTTGGCGAGTTTTTTGCATCCGGTTCCATGGATACAAATTTGAAGATATGGGATATTAGAAAAAAGGGATGCATGCACACGTACAAGGGTCATACTCGAGGCATTAGTACGATTCGATTCACTCCTGATGGCCGTTGGGTAGTTTCTGGTGGATTTGATAATGTTGTAAAG GTGTGGGATCTTACTGCTGGAAAGCTCTTGAATGAGTTCAAGTTTCACGAAGGACATATTCGCTCCATAGATTTCCATCCTCTTGAGTTCCTCCTCGCCACAG GTTCAGCGGATGGAACAGTAAAATTCTGGGACTTAGAAACTTTTGAACTGATCGGATCTTCAAGACCTGAG GCTACCGGGGTTTGCTCGATTACCTTTCATCCTGATGGGAAAACCCTTTTCTGTGGATTGGATGATGGTTTGAAG GTTTATTCATGGGAGCCAGTGGTTTGTCATGATTCTCTTGATATCGGATGGTCAACACTTGGTGACCTCTGCATCAATGAAGGCAAACTTTTGGGGTTCTCGTACTATAGAAATTCTGTTGGAGTTTGGGGAGCAGATGTATCG CATATCGAGCCATATGGGCGAAATGACCATTCCGAGAAGAAATTTAATCTCGACGGAAGTTATTCATCAGAGAAAGCAGGGAGCGGCATGAGATCAACTTTGGGATCACAGCCCCTATCTCTTTACGTGACCAAGGAAATAAAGAACATATATGTTGACA CTGGCAGTAATACGATTGCAGCACCAAAAGACGGCTCTTTGAGTTCTACAGAAGTGGTACTTCCGTTGGCCGCCGGTGAAATAAGTAATCCAGAAGCTGAGGAGCAGAGTCCTGGAACAGGAGTTAATGCTAAATCTAATGGACAATCAGGTAACAACCCTGTCGTGAAAAAGACTACAAATTCGGGAAAAGAATCTATCACCTTTTCAAGGACAAAACCAGGAATGTTGCTCAGACCCGTTCATGTTAGGAAACCATCGGTCAACAAGTTCGAGGTTGAAAAGCTATCAGCTGTGGTTGAATCTGGAAGGTTAGACACTGCAATGGATATGAATTCTCGAACTAGTCTTGTATTGGAAGATGGAGCTAAAAAACCCTCTGATGAAAAGGATTCAAATATTGAAACCGTTACTGAGAAACCTGAAAAGATGTTATCACCGCAGACACCCTCTAATCAAGAAACTC GTAATGAATCACTCGATCACAACAAAGGCTCAAACTCCGTCAAATTTGTGAATGGAG TGGCTGTTGTTCGAGGAAGAACACGTAGTCTGGTTGAGAGATTTGAACGAAGAGACTTACTAAACTGCAGTGGTGATCTGGCAACTGACAGTATAGCTCCTGCTGTACCTGAAGCAGATAAAACACCGGCCATAATC GAAGGAGGGACAAAAATATCTAAAACACAACCTATATCGGCCAATGATGTAAGTACTGCCGAAAGTCAAAGTTCTAGAACTGAACCAGCTTCTAGCTGCAAGGGAGGCATTACTGCAAGTCCGATTCCTACAAGGGAATCAACCCCTACTTCCGTTGGGATCATTTCTGGAGATCAAATTTCTAGAAGGGAATCAACCTTCACTCCCGGTAGGATAATTGCTCGAAATCAGAATTCTAGAAAGGAATCAACCTTCGCTTCTGATAGGATCGTTACCATAAATCGAATTTCTAGAAGGGAATCAACCTCTACTTCTGATGGGGTCATTACGAAAAACCAAATTACTCGAAACGAATCGACTTCCATTTCTGATGGGATCATTTCTAGAAATCAACATTCTAGAAAGGAAGCTGCTGCTGCTAATGATATGAGTGGACCAAACGGTCTATATACTGAAAATCAAATTTCTAGGAGGGGATTCAATTCCGGTAATGATCGGAATGTTACTAATATCGAAAGCCAAATTTCAAAGGACGAGTCGATATCTACTAATGACGGAAACCTGACCGAAAGTCTCATGCAAACGCATGATACATTCGTAAGTACTCTTCGGTCACGCTTGACAAAGTTACAG GTGGTGCGGCATTTTTGGGAAAAGAATGACATTAAAGGTTCCATTGGTGCACTGCGTAAACTGCCAGATCATTCT GTGCAAGCTGATGTTATCGGTGTTCTCATGGAAAAAATGGAGATTCTCAACTTAGATCTGTTTTCCGGCTTGCTTCCCGTGCTTATGGGCTTATTAGATAGTAAAATGGAAAG GCATACAAATATCTCATTGGAGATGCTCCTAAAGCTTGTAGCTGTTTTTGTTCCAATGATACGCTCAACTGTCTCAGCCCGACGTAGTGTCGGTGTTGATCTTCATGCTGAGCAGAG GCGAGAATGTTGCAATCAATGTTTTATGCAATTACAAAAGATTCAAAAACTTCTCCCACCACTCGTAAG GAGAGGCGGTACGATAGCAAGAGGTGCGCAGGAATTGAATCTGGCTCTTCAAGAATGA